The following are encoded together in the Planococcus antarcticus DSM 14505 genome:
- a CDS encoding M15 family metallopeptidase, which translates to MDKIKQKNKNFYIKWMVISMSAIMATLAAVWFYMHDWDVEQSMKALAEAVAIEEPTTEIPKEEVAVPTEPEEPETSEEQPAAEEEPAVEKTPDATVYPENSKLPSQPTLINGVLLANKQHPLPETYAPGEVAEARTAFETMKSAAAEAGLNLSAFSTYRDFARQKQLYEGYVAKDGQQAADRYSARPGYSEHQTGLAFDIGEAGLEQHWASASFGDTTGGKWLATNAHKYGFILRYPEGSEQITGYMHESWHFRYVGKDIATEIYQKDITLEEYLGI; encoded by the coding sequence ATGGATAAAATTAAACAAAAAAACAAAAATTTCTATATAAAATGGATGGTGATTTCCATGTCAGCAATTATGGCTACTCTTGCAGCAGTATGGTTTTACATGCACGATTGGGATGTGGAGCAAAGCATGAAAGCATTGGCTGAGGCTGTGGCGATTGAAGAGCCGACTACAGAAATACCGAAGGAGGAAGTGGCAGTGCCAACTGAACCCGAAGAGCCGGAAACGTCGGAAGAACAACCGGCGGCAGAAGAAGAGCCTGCAGTAGAGAAGACACCGGATGCTACGGTCTATCCGGAAAACAGTAAATTACCTTCACAACCAACCTTGATAAATGGCGTGCTGCTTGCGAACAAGCAGCATCCATTGCCTGAAACTTATGCGCCAGGAGAAGTGGCGGAAGCGCGTACAGCTTTTGAAACGATGAAATCCGCTGCCGCTGAAGCTGGCCTCAATCTGTCGGCATTTAGCACCTATCGGGATTTTGCAAGGCAAAAACAATTGTATGAAGGCTATGTAGCGAAGGATGGCCAGCAAGCAGCAGACCGATACAGCGCGCGCCCTGGCTATTCCGAACATCAGACGGGTCTTGCATTTGATATCGGCGAAGCCGGACTGGAACAGCATTGGGCTTCTGCTTCCTTTGGTGATACCACAGGCGGCAAATGGCTGGCAACTAATGCCCATAAATACGGTTTTATTCTGCGCTATCCAGAAGGCAGCGAACAAATCACAGGCTATATGCATGAATCCTGGCATTTTCGTTATGTCGGCAAAGATATTGCCACAGAAATTTATCAAAAAGACATTACCTTGGAAGAGTATTTAGGAATTTAA
- a CDS encoding helix-turn-helix domain-containing protein: MNIITAPSIQETISKIFMNETENLNQIEGLDKFFEVETQLMYEIHHLEKERAKETLRELIDMLSLRSEKDIIRSIRNYYIILSSVMARKLYEMRVPPKKAFAFNSACVELVDKHMNDSEFMFVADELIEFFVSIISERKQPSFGHQTVNKVVIYINDEVERDLSVEEIAKHFNISTSHLSRIFREHAGITLVEYLNVRRVEESQYYLRHSDKGISDISKQFHFCNQSYFTRIFKKYTAVTPKQFRDSQHIPYFRYTLPNAK; the protein is encoded by the coding sequence ATGAATATTATCACAGCACCATCTATTCAAGAAACTATTTCAAAAATCTTTATGAACGAAACAGAAAATTTAAACCAAATTGAAGGGTTGGATAAATTTTTTGAAGTTGAAACACAATTAATGTATGAGATTCATCACCTTGAAAAAGAGCGTGCAAAAGAGACATTGAGAGAATTGATTGATATGCTCTCACTTCGTTCGGAAAAAGATATTATCCGCTCTATCCGCAATTATTACATCATCTTGTCTTCCGTTATGGCACGTAAACTTTATGAAATGCGCGTACCTCCTAAAAAAGCATTCGCTTTCAACTCAGCTTGTGTGGAATTGGTGGATAAGCATATGAATGATTCAGAATTCATGTTTGTGGCAGATGAACTGATTGAGTTCTTTGTGTCGATCATTTCTGAACGTAAGCAGCCTTCTTTCGGGCATCAAACAGTCAACAAAGTAGTTATCTATATCAATGATGAAGTAGAGCGTGATTTATCAGTCGAAGAAATCGCTAAGCATTTTAATATTTCGACGAGTCATCTATCCCGAATCTTCAGAGAACACGCCGGTATTACGCTTGTTGAATACTTAAACGTCCGCCGTGTAGAAGAATCTCAATACTACCTCCGCCATTCAGATAAAGGCATTTCGGATATTTCTAAGCAATTCCACTTCTGTAATCAAAGCTATTTTACACGAATCTTCAAAAAATACACTGCAGTCACGCCAAAGCAATTCCGTGACAGCCAGCACATTCCGTATTTTCGCTATACATTGCCAAATGCTAAGTAA
- a CDS encoding ring-cleaving dioxygenase, which yields MKLEGIHHVSAITANADANHDFFTRILGMRLVKNSFNQDNPSSYHLFYADAVGTPGTDMTYFDIPMAGRTYPGVSSISNTAFRVKSERALGYWIERFDELEVPHGSIEQRFKRSTLTFQDFEGSRLMLVVDDGSGIEYGIPWTKAGISEEFAIVGLGHVRLTVRKSDKTASVLTDIMGFEQIGYYPSTVEGQKDILVFSTGKGGPAGEIHLEERLDLPPERPGRGSVHHVAFRVKTYEDYSKWNNYLKSNGFVTSGEVDRYYFKAIYFREPNGILFELSTDEPGFATDEPMDALVQELALPPFLEPKRAQIEASLRPLSIN from the coding sequence ATGAAATTAGAAGGAATTCATCATGTTTCTGCGATAACAGCCAACGCCGATGCTAATCATGACTTTTTTACAAGGATCCTTGGAATGCGTTTAGTGAAAAACAGTTTTAATCAGGATAACCCATCTTCGTATCATTTGTTTTATGCCGATGCTGTCGGAACTCCAGGGACTGATATGACGTATTTCGATATCCCGATGGCAGGGCGAACTTACCCAGGCGTTTCAAGCATCAGTAATACGGCGTTCCGTGTGAAAAGCGAAAGAGCATTAGGTTACTGGATCGAACGCTTTGATGAATTGGAGGTCCCGCATGGCAGTATTGAGCAGCGCTTCAAACGTTCGACGTTAACGTTCCAGGATTTCGAGGGTTCTAGATTGATGCTTGTTGTCGATGACGGCAGTGGTATTGAATATGGAATACCTTGGACCAAAGCCGGGATTTCGGAAGAGTTTGCGATTGTCGGATTGGGGCATGTCCGATTAACGGTTCGGAAAAGCGATAAAACGGCATCCGTTCTGACAGACATTATGGGATTTGAACAAATAGGGTATTATCCGTCCACAGTGGAAGGGCAAAAAGATATTTTGGTCTTTTCGACAGGAAAAGGGGGTCCTGCTGGCGAAATACACTTAGAGGAACGTTTAGACCTTCCGCCGGAACGTCCAGGAAGAGGGAGTGTCCACCATGTTGCGTTCCGTGTGAAAACGTATGAAGACTATAGCAAGTGGAATAATTATTTGAAATCGAATGGTTTTGTGACTTCCGGTGAGGTCGACCGTTATTACTTTAAAGCAATTTATTTCCGTGAGCCTAATGGGATTCTTTTTGAATTGTCGACAGATGAGCCAGGATTCGCGACGGACGAACCGATGGATGCTTTAGTGCAAGAATTAGCGTTGCCGCCATTTTTAGAGCCGAAACGTGCTCAGATTGAAGCATCTCTTCGTCCGCTGAGTATCAATTAA
- a CDS encoding diacylglycerol/lipid kinase family protein, producing MMKKAMFILNPSAGKERAAEYRGQVEETLVSMGYEVDTRETQKEKDATHFAAEACEKEYDFVVTMGGDGTINEAVSGIAEQSHQPLFSLIPLGTVNDFARALGISLDPPEAIEALKTGYEKRVDIAKVGEHFFMNILAIGDIAESTYDVDPEQKTKFGALAYFIEGVKAVTTDTETYFEIEHDHGTWSGEAKLVLVALTNSVGGFEKLAPEALTDDGLLHLYIVGNAALPAFIRIATSVIRGKLEEDPSVEVVHTTKVSIKTNEPLSSNIDGDEGCKTPFVIEVLPRHIRALIPPGEDE from the coding sequence ATGATGAAAAAAGCAATGTTTATATTAAATCCGTCTGCCGGAAAAGAGCGTGCTGCTGAATATCGGGGGCAAGTGGAAGAAACACTTGTCTCGATGGGCTATGAAGTGGACACAAGGGAAACACAAAAGGAAAAAGATGCGACACATTTTGCGGCAGAGGCATGCGAGAAGGAATATGATTTCGTTGTGACTATGGGCGGAGACGGCACTATCAATGAGGCGGTATCTGGAATAGCTGAGCAGTCGCATCAACCTTTGTTTTCACTGATTCCACTTGGCACTGTCAACGATTTCGCCAGGGCTTTGGGAATTTCCTTGGATCCCCCGGAAGCTATCGAAGCGCTTAAAACTGGCTATGAAAAGCGAGTGGATATCGCCAAAGTTGGAGAACACTTCTTCATGAATATATTGGCAATCGGGGATATAGCTGAGTCTACTTATGATGTTGATCCGGAGCAAAAAACCAAATTTGGAGCTTTGGCTTATTTCATCGAAGGTGTGAAGGCTGTAACCACAGATACAGAAACATATTTTGAGATTGAGCATGACCATGGAACATGGTCTGGAGAAGCGAAGCTGGTACTAGTCGCCCTGACAAATTCAGTAGGCGGTTTTGAGAAATTAGCGCCGGAGGCTTTGACTGATGACGGTCTGTTGCACTTGTACATTGTGGGAAATGCGGCTCTTCCAGCCTTTATACGCATTGCAACTTCGGTGATAAGAGGCAAACTGGAAGAAGATCCTTCGGTAGAGGTCGTTCACACAACAAAAGTGTCGATTAAAACCAATGAACCTTTGTCCTCCAACATTGACGGTGACGAGGGCTGTAAGACTCCTTTTGTCATTGAAGTATTGCCCCGCCATATTCGGGCGTTGATTCCGCCGGGTGAGGACGAATAA
- a CDS encoding GNAT family N-acetyltransferase, whose product MDFKLIELGSDEFAYRLEEEGKIKAEITWTELANVMVIEHTFVDETMRNHGLAKKLLDRAADYAREHSYKIEPVCSYAVTAFDRYKEYDDVKI is encoded by the coding sequence ATGGATTTCAAATTGATTGAACTGGGGAGCGACGAATTTGCTTATCGCCTTGAAGAAGAAGGTAAGATAAAAGCGGAAATTACGTGGACAGAGCTGGCAAATGTTATGGTTATCGAACATACCTTTGTCGATGAAACGATGCGCAACCACGGCCTGGCCAAGAAACTTTTGGATCGGGCAGCAGACTATGCCCGTGAACACAGCTATAAAATAGAACCAGTCTGCTCTTATGCGGTAACGGCTTTTGATCGTTACAAAGAATACGATGATGTCAAAATATAA
- a CDS encoding HAD-IIB family hydrolase, with the protein MLATDLDGTLVGDKFSLMALLDFYGTRTYKVSLIYITGRHYQSALSLIAKENLPVPQVLITDVGTGIYTGDSLQQEMAWTEQLEQAWMPDKIDSVASQISGLVSQNLPIANRCSYFASDSAIVEVFRAELDKAGIPHKLIYSGGRDVDILPIGSGKGQALQYILDKYNLSEAKLLVAGDSGNDVEMLTMGFPSVIVGNAQPELLEQAEHPSIYRAQKKYAGGIHEAWSHFYTD; encoded by the coding sequence TTGTTAGCAACAGATTTAGACGGGACACTAGTCGGTGATAAGTTTAGTTTAATGGCGCTGTTGGATTTCTATGGCACCCGAACTTACAAGGTGTCGCTAATCTATATTACCGGCCGTCATTATCAATCTGCTTTATCACTTATAGCAAAAGAAAATCTGCCGGTTCCCCAAGTGCTAATCACAGACGTGGGAACCGGCATTTACACCGGCGATTCTTTGCAACAAGAAATGGCATGGACTGAACAACTAGAACAAGCTTGGATGCCTGACAAGATAGACTCTGTTGCTAGCCAGATTTCAGGATTGGTTTCTCAGAATCTGCCGATTGCTAATCGTTGTTCCTATTTCGCCTCTGATTCTGCTATTGTAGAAGTGTTTCGTGCAGAGCTGGATAAAGCGGGCATTCCACACAAGTTGATTTACAGCGGTGGACGTGATGTTGATATTCTCCCGATTGGAAGCGGCAAAGGACAAGCTCTTCAATATATCTTAGATAAGTACAACCTATCGGAAGCAAAGTTGCTGGTTGCCGGCGATTCCGGAAATGATGTAGAGATGCTCACTATGGGCTTCCCTTCTGTCATTGTTGGAAATGCGCAGCCTGAACTGCTTGAACAGGCTGAACATCCGTCCATTTATCGGGCCCAAAAAAAATATGCCGGCGGTATCCATGAAGCATGGAGCCATTTCTATACGGATTAA
- a CDS encoding DUF4064 domain-containing protein, giving the protein MNQDMVNRSGEKVLGIIGIVFNILAIALIGVAMASYSTMPEMRQFMEDEILADPTITNPEDVQIMLDMMSSGFTVMGWVMIALLGLSTILAIIALVNLRKKGKASVAGIFFILAGLFAGLLSPTSIVFYIAAIMCFVRKPQIQHKQSLRDDDFKYQEDQLHRKEDSVPREEEVRRDDTTTTRNDDDTPYRPL; this is encoded by the coding sequence ATGAATCAAGACATGGTGAACAGATCGGGAGAGAAAGTGCTTGGCATTATCGGAATTGTTTTTAATATTTTGGCAATTGCTTTGATCGGTGTTGCGATGGCGAGTTACTCGACTATGCCAGAAATGCGGCAGTTTATGGAAGATGAAATTTTGGCGGATCCAACTATAACAAACCCTGAAGACGTGCAAATAATGCTAGATATGATGTCTTCAGGCTTTACTGTTATGGGATGGGTGATGATTGCATTATTGGGATTAAGTACAATTTTGGCAATTATCGCTTTGGTTAATCTTCGCAAAAAAGGAAAAGCATCCGTTGCAGGTATTTTCTTTATCCTCGCTGGCTTGTTTGCGGGGCTACTGTCACCGACATCTATTGTTTTCTATATCGCTGCAATTATGTGCTTTGTCCGCAAACCACAGATACAGCACAAACAGAGCTTGCGCGATGATGACTTCAAGTACCAAGAAGATCAGCTTCATCGCAAAGAAGATTCAGTGCCCCGGGAAGAGGAGGTGCGTCGTGATGACACTACAACAACCCGCAACGATGACGATACGCCTTACCGCCCCTTGTAA
- a CDS encoding squalene/phytoene synthase family protein, whose amino-acid sequence MSKVSNLQKESLVMLKETSRTFFIPISFLEPTLKKTVGSAYLCMRAIDEIEDHPELEDQIKIKLLSSIQKMLATDFDEAYYLELVTPYEQFLPPVTMRLADWISVCPEDIKGKVMESTAIMAGGMSKWVEKDWVIKTKEDLDEYTYYVAGLVGTMLSDIWYWYDGTETDPDHAIAFGRGLQAVNMLRNYDEDFERGVTFVPEGWTREDMFNYAKDNLAKADLYVKPIKNKRILMFCKVPLALAHNTLKALKSGKEKMSRQEVEGIVEQLKQEERLS is encoded by the coding sequence ATGAGCAAAGTTTCGAATCTACAAAAAGAGTCCTTGGTTATGCTAAAAGAAACAAGCCGGACCTTTTTCATCCCAATCAGCTTTTTGGAACCAACTTTAAAGAAAACTGTCGGCTCTGCTTACCTTTGCATGCGGGCGATTGATGAAATTGAAGATCATCCAGAGTTGGAAGACCAGATAAAAATCAAGCTGCTAAGCAGTATTCAAAAGATGCTGGCTACAGATTTTGATGAAGCGTACTATTTGGAACTCGTCACTCCCTATGAGCAGTTTCTTCCTCCTGTCACTATGCGCTTAGCTGACTGGATTAGCGTATGCCCTGAAGATATAAAGGGAAAAGTGATGGAATCCACCGCCATTATGGCGGGCGGCATGTCCAAATGGGTGGAAAAAGATTGGGTTATCAAGACGAAAGAAGATCTGGATGAATATACCTATTACGTAGCTGGTCTTGTTGGCACCATGCTATCAGACATCTGGTACTGGTATGATGGCACTGAAACAGATCCAGACCATGCCATTGCCTTTGGCCGCGGGTTACAGGCGGTCAACATGCTGCGGAATTACGATGAGGATTTTGAGCGAGGCGTAACATTCGTGCCAGAAGGATGGACACGCGAGGATATGTTCAACTATGCTAAAGACAATTTGGCAAAAGCCGACCTCTATGTTAAACCGATCAAAAATAAACGGATTCTCATGTTCTGCAAAGTACCTTTAGCCTTAGCCCACAATACTTTAAAAGCATTGAAATCCGGCAAAGAAAAAATGAGTCGCCAAGAAGTTGAAGGTATCGTCGAACAGTTAAAACAAGAAGAACGCTTAAGTTAA
- the cls gene encoding cardiolipin synthase produces the protein MTVTIFSIFTAAIFIFNIILAAALVFLERRDASSTWAWLLVLFFIPIFGFFIYLLLGRRLRKKTLFKWKGNKRIGIESLIAQQMNELHDNSFAFKDYNTKKYKDLIYLHLRNNGALLTQDNSVQIFNDGREKFNSLIKDIEQATNHIHIQYYIFRLDELGTRIVNALTEKAKEGVKVRLLYDDMGSRSLSKRHFKQLIEAGGEVETFFPSILPIINPRLNYRNHRKISVIDGQVGYIGGFNVGDEYIGLSRKFGYWRDTHLRIEGSALHPLQTRFVRDWNQASTRHDIEYDEFFFPVKPAKGNTSMQIVSSGPDEDWEQIKDGYLKLIHLARDYIYIQTPYFIPDASFYDAIRIAALSGIDVRIMIPNKPDHPFVYWATYSYAGQMLRAGARVFIYDNGFLHTKMIVTDNKASTVGTANIDVRSFKLNFEVNAFIYDEKISTDLAELFHRDVKLSTELTYEMYLDRTRMIKTKESIARLLAPIL, from the coding sequence ATGACTGTTACTATTTTCAGTATTTTCACTGCTGCGATTTTTATTTTCAATATCATTCTTGCAGCGGCTCTTGTATTTCTTGAAAGACGGGATGCCTCTTCTACGTGGGCTTGGTTACTGGTATTGTTTTTCATTCCAATTTTCGGCTTCTTTATTTACTTGCTTTTAGGCAGACGTTTACGTAAAAAAACACTTTTTAAGTGGAAAGGCAATAAAAGGATTGGGATTGAAAGCCTAATTGCTCAACAAATGAATGAGTTGCACGATAACAGCTTTGCATTTAAAGATTACAATACAAAAAAATACAAAGATTTGATTTACCTGCACCTGCGGAACAATGGCGCTTTGCTGACTCAAGACAACAGTGTCCAAATATTCAATGATGGTCGCGAAAAATTCAATTCGCTCATAAAGGATATTGAACAAGCCACAAATCATATTCACATCCAATACTATATTTTCCGACTGGACGAGTTGGGCACACGGATTGTCAATGCCTTAACCGAGAAGGCAAAAGAAGGTGTCAAAGTGCGCTTACTTTATGACGATATGGGCTCACGCAGCTTGAGTAAACGGCATTTCAAGCAACTTATAGAAGCCGGTGGAGAAGTTGAAACCTTCTTCCCTTCAATTTTGCCGATTATCAATCCACGTTTGAATTACCGAAATCATCGGAAAATCTCAGTAATTGACGGCCAGGTCGGTTATATCGGTGGCTTTAACGTGGGTGATGAGTACATTGGATTAAGCCGCAAATTCGGCTATTGGCGGGATACACATCTGCGCATCGAGGGCAGCGCACTTCATCCTTTGCAAACACGCTTTGTTCGTGACTGGAATCAGGCATCTACACGCCACGATATCGAGTACGATGAATTCTTCTTCCCAGTTAAACCAGCTAAAGGAAATACCTCCATGCAAATCGTTTCTAGCGGTCCAGACGAAGATTGGGAGCAGATTAAAGACGGTTACCTGAAGCTGATTCACTTAGCAAGAGACTATATTTACATACAAACTCCCTACTTTATACCCGATGCTAGTTTTTATGACGCTATCCGCATTGCAGCCTTATCGGGCATCGACGTACGCATCATGATCCCAAACAAACCGGATCACCCTTTCGTCTACTGGGCTACCTATTCCTATGCTGGCCAAATGTTACGAGCAGGAGCACGCGTTTTTATTTACGATAATGGCTTTTTGCACACCAAAATGATTGTGACAGACAATAAGGCATCCACTGTTGGCACTGCCAATATTGATGTTAGAAGCTTTAAATTGAACTTTGAAGTGAATGCCTTCATTTACGATGAAAAGATATCTACTGATCTTGCAGAACTCTTCCATCGAGATGTGAAGCTTTCGACTGAATTGACTTACGAAATGTATTTAGATCGTACGCGAATGATCAAAACCAAAGAATCAATCGCTCGCCTGCTGGCACCTATCTTATGA
- the yidC gene encoding membrane protein insertase YidC: MKKKITLLIMMAVAAVLLSGCSAVENKEGFFYSIFVKPFDFSLDYLGGLFGGSYGMAIVVITLVIRLVLMPFMLRTYKRQQGMKVKMDGMRPEMEDIQKRLKETKDKEEQMKLQQEMMGLYKKHEVNPLNMGCLPVVIQMPIIMGLYFAILYSPDVQAHEFLWFNLGSPDIIMTLIAGAVYFFQAKVSLWTMPEQQQKQMKLFVYISPIMIMFISFTSMAALPVYWAVGGILLIIQTFIGRKFYSNHPEKALEAVEDKK, translated from the coding sequence TTGAAAAAGAAAATCACATTATTAATAATGATGGCTGTTGCTGCTGTTCTATTAAGTGGGTGTTCGGCTGTTGAAAACAAAGAAGGATTCTTTTACTCGATTTTCGTTAAACCATTCGATTTCTCATTGGATTATTTGGGGGGATTGTTCGGCGGTAGTTATGGCATGGCCATTGTTGTCATTACGCTTGTCATTCGATTAGTATTGATGCCCTTTATGCTGCGCACATATAAGCGTCAGCAAGGAATGAAAGTGAAAATGGATGGAATGCGTCCTGAAATGGAAGACATTCAAAAGCGCTTGAAAGAAACGAAAGACAAAGAAGAACAGATGAAATTGCAGCAGGAAATGATGGGGTTATATAAAAAACACGAGGTCAACCCGTTGAATATGGGTTGTTTGCCTGTCGTTATCCAAATGCCAATTATCATGGGTCTATACTTTGCCATTCTTTACTCGCCAGATGTTCAAGCTCATGAGTTCTTATGGTTCAATCTGGGCTCACCAGATATCATTATGACTTTGATTGCTGGAGCAGTTTACTTTTTCCAGGCAAAAGTGTCGTTATGGACCATGCCTGAACAGCAGCAAAAGCAGATGAAGTTATTCGTTTACATTTCGCCCATTATGATCATGTTCATTTCATTTACATCGATGGCGGCTCTACCGGTTTACTGGGCAGTCGGAGGGATCTTGTTGATCATTCAAACCTTTATTGGCCGTAAATTCTATTCAAACCATCCAGAAAAAGCACTTGAAGCAGTGGAAGATAAAAAATAA
- a CDS encoding GNAT family N-acetyltransferase, with translation MIRTGTSADITSVQEIAKVSWSDTYAGIIPSTVQQIFLDKSYSTPMMEMRLKRTLILLAEHEGQPIGFANFTKVDEDGDAELIAIYMKPEFQRSGYGKQLLNSGLSYLLNGNKLFVYVESENVKGRNFYEANGFELLEEFEELFEGHPLQTTKYVYDLKAAVL, from the coding sequence ATGATTCGTACTGGTACATCCGCAGATATCACATCTGTTCAAGAAATTGCTAAAGTTAGCTGGAGTGATACGTACGCTGGTATCATCCCCTCTACAGTCCAACAAATTTTTCTGGATAAATCTTATTCTACTCCAATGATGGAGATGCGTTTAAAAAGAACACTTATATTGCTTGCAGAGCACGAAGGACAACCCATCGGCTTCGCAAATTTCACAAAAGTGGATGAAGATGGTGATGCTGAGCTTATTGCTATCTACATGAAACCGGAATTTCAACGCTCGGGCTATGGCAAACAATTGCTCAACAGCGGTTTGAGCTATCTGCTCAATGGCAACAAACTTTTCGTATACGTAGAGAGCGAAAACGTGAAGGGCCGGAATTTCTATGAAGCAAACGGCTTTGAACTTCTCGAAGAATTTGAGGAATTATTTGAAGGTCATCCTTTGCAAACAACTAAATATGTCTACGACCTAAAAGCAGCTGTCTTATAG
- a CDS encoding MFS transporter has protein sequence MRLFIYVVIFFAFFDLFAQLPIMSTYAVSLGASPFIAGLAVGMYSLSNTFGNVISGIFSDRKGPFAILVIGLLSTSITLFTYTAVDGPYILLVVRFLHGLAAGLTVPAAFTYLANRTEAAKRGKGAALSGAFVGLAAILGPAYGAVYTSRNDVPATMSLTGTMILLIGIAAFWVLRKTSIKKEKTVKSSISVMDIVKNSGLIRSFSGAFFLMFSQGVLAYMLPFKVERLGLDPQLTGLLLSTFGISAILVFLLPINRIFDAAKPIYTLIAGFTVMGASLFFLSAATTELSLYASMCSYGLGFALLFPSINSILIDSTNTSSRGRSYGYFYAFFSIGVVAGSSITGALALSPNQGFIVSGLLLLAASLLNILTSRK, from the coding sequence TTGCGCCTTTTCATCTATGTTGTTATATTTTTTGCTTTCTTTGACCTATTTGCCCAACTTCCCATCATGAGCACCTATGCGGTGTCTTTGGGTGCCAGCCCCTTTATCGCTGGACTGGCAGTTGGCATGTACTCGCTGTCCAACACATTTGGGAACGTCATTTCCGGTATATTCTCCGATCGAAAAGGGCCGTTTGCCATTTTGGTCATCGGCTTATTGTCGACAAGCATCACATTGTTTACATACACCGCAGTCGATGGACCATATATTCTATTGGTAGTGAGATTTCTTCACGGCCTGGCAGCTGGACTTACGGTTCCTGCTGCATTTACCTACTTGGCCAACCGAACAGAAGCAGCCAAACGTGGAAAAGGGGCTGCATTATCAGGTGCGTTTGTCGGATTAGCCGCAATCCTTGGCCCAGCTTATGGAGCTGTCTATACGAGCCGAAATGATGTACCTGCAACCATGTCCCTTACCGGAACCATGATTTTGCTCATTGGCATTGCGGCATTTTGGGTGTTGCGCAAAACGTCCATAAAAAAAGAAAAGACTGTCAAAAGCTCTATCTCCGTGATGGATATCGTAAAAAACAGTGGCTTGATCCGTTCTTTTTCAGGCGCTTTTTTCCTGATGTTCTCGCAAGGTGTTCTGGCTTATATGCTGCCTTTTAAAGTCGAACGGCTCGGATTAGATCCCCAACTCACCGGGTTGCTGTTGAGTACTTTCGGAATTTCGGCTATCTTGGTGTTCTTGCTGCCGATCAATCGAATTTTTGATGCTGCCAAGCCCATCTATACGTTAATTGCGGGATTTACGGTTATGGGTGCTTCGTTGTTCTTTTTAAGTGCAGCCACAACTGAACTATCACTGTATGCCAGCATGTGCAGTTACGGACTGGGCTTTGCGCTATTGTTTCCATCCATCAATTCCATCTTGATCGATTCGACCAATACTTCATCCAGAGGGCGATCCTATGGCTATTTTTACGCCTTTTTTTCTATCGGTGTCGTAGCTGGTTCTAGCATTACAGGCGCTTTGGCTTTAAGCCCTAACCAGGGATTTATCGTCAGCGGCTTATTATTGCTGGCTGCTTCATTACTTAATATACTAACTTCCAGAAAATAA
- a CDS encoding GNAT family N-acetyltransferase yields MDWKIYRFDELTAKELYDILKLRVDVFVVEQNCPYPELDDFDQLSIHLLYRENGNVLSYARLVPGGVKYELPSIGRVIVRKEARGRGFAKELLERSIDYILNEWNAPAIQLQGQVYLQEFYQSFGFEPVSDSYDEDGIPHVDMKLTRSEM; encoded by the coding sequence GTGGACTGGAAGATCTATCGATTTGATGAATTAACAGCAAAGGAATTATATGACATATTAAAGCTGCGAGTGGATGTATTTGTTGTCGAACAAAACTGTCCTTACCCGGAACTGGACGATTTCGATCAATTATCCATTCACTTGCTGTATCGCGAAAATGGCAACGTGTTGTCCTATGCGCGTTTGGTCCCGGGAGGCGTGAAATACGAGTTGCCTTCCATTGGGAGGGTCATCGTGCGTAAAGAAGCGAGAGGGCGTGGCTTTGCCAAGGAGTTGTTGGAGCGCAGCATTGATTACATATTGAACGAGTGGAATGCACCAGCGATTCAATTGCAAGGACAAGTCTATCTCCAGGAGTTTTACCAATCCTTCGGTTTCGAGCCTGTCTCAGACAGCTACGATGAAGATGGAATTCCGCATGTAGACATGAAACTTACGCGCAGTGAAATGTAA